The following are from one region of the Amedibacterium intestinale genome:
- a CDS encoding Mrp/NBP35 family ATP-binding protein, whose translation MSNCSTCPSKGKCGKNEDSCGIKNNPKNKIKHVVGVMSGKGGVGKSSMSVLLAKELARQGFKVGIMDADITGPSIPRLMGLEKEKAYGTNDAIEPVIDKDGIKVMSLNFLMDDENQPVVWRGPIVGNAVRQFWSDVVWEELDYLLIDMPPGTGDVALTVLQNIPVNGVVMVSTPQPMVSMIVSKAINMCKQVKVPVLGIIENMSFVECPDCGKRIEIFQHKNTEEFLENNEVELWAELPMMDCVSAIYKDDDFTVETVEKIRSYMKPAADKLTAALK comes from the coding sequence TGGTAAAAATGAAGATTCCTGCGGAATCAAAAACAACCCTAAAAACAAGATCAAACACGTTGTTGGTGTAATGAGTGGAAAAGGCGGCGTTGGTAAAAGCTCTATGAGTGTTCTTTTAGCAAAAGAGCTGGCTCGCCAGGGATTTAAAGTTGGAATCATGGATGCGGATATTACTGGACCTAGTATTCCTCGTTTAATGGGATTGGAAAAAGAAAAGGCGTATGGTACAAATGATGCAATTGAGCCTGTTATCGACAAAGATGGTATTAAAGTAATGTCTTTAAACTTCTTGATGGATGATGAAAATCAGCCAGTTGTCTGGAGAGGTCCTATTGTTGGAAATGCTGTACGTCAGTTCTGGAGTGATGTTGTATGGGAAGAATTAGACTATTTACTAATTGATATGCCTCCAGGAACAGGAGATGTCGCTTTAACGGTTCTACAAAACATTCCGGTAAATGGTGTTGTTATGGTTTCTACACCACAGCCAATGGTATCTATGATCGTTTCAAAAGCTATTAACATGTGCAAACAGGTTAAAGTACCAGTGCTTGGTATCATTGAAAATATGAGCTTTGTAGAATGCCCTGATTGCGGTAAACGCATTGAAATCTTCCAGCATAAGAATACAGAAGAATTTCTGGAAAACAACGAAGTAGAATTATGGGCAGAACTTCCTATGATGGATTGTGTTTCTGCAATTTATAAAGATGATGATTTTACTGTTGAAACTGTAGAAAAAATTCGCTCTTATATGAAACCGGCAGCAGATAAACTTACTGCAGCTTTAAAATAA